From the genome of Corallococcus macrosporus DSM 14697:
CGTGGATTCGCTCTTCCCGCCCGACCGCGACCCCAAGCGGCTGGCCCTGCGGCGCGCGCGGCTCGCGGACCCGTCTCATGGCGGCACGCCGCCACCACACGCCCGTCCCATCCTGAGCGCCATCGACGTGCCGCCCGCGTGGCCCCAGGTCGCCCGCACCACGAACCCCGACGCCGTCACCGTGGCGGGCGCCACGCGGAAGGGGCTCGCGGATACGGCGGCTCCGACGCAGCCGGAGGCAGCGCTCGCCGGGCAACCGGCAGCCGCCCTGGCGCATGGGGAGGCGCATCCGGGAGGAACGCCGGGGATGACCGCTCCGCACGGCGCGGTGGCGCACGGCGGGTCGTACGCGGGCGGCGCTCCGATGGGCGCGGTGGCGCACGGCGCGACGCACACGGGCGGCGCTCCGATGGGAACGAGCCCGCATGGCGCGGTGGCGCACGGCGGGTCGCACGCGGGCGGCGCTCCGATGGGAACGAGCCCGCACGGCGCGGTGGCGCACGGCGCGTCGCACACCGCTGGCGCTCCGATGGGCACGGGCCCGCATGGCGCGTCGCACGCGAGCGCCGCGGCCGCTCCCGCCTCCGAAGACACAGTGCGCCCAGCCGCTGGCGCCGGGGATGAGCCCTCTTCACGCGGGCGACGCTCACGCCTGGTCCCCCTGCTCGCGGGCGTGCTCGCACTGGGCGCGGTGGGCGCGGGCGCGACGTGGCTCCTCATGCGCCCCGCCGCGCCTCCCGCCAGGCGCCTGGCCCAGGCCGAAGCCGCCACCACGCCGGCCGCGAAGGCGGAGGCGTTGGAGGGGCTGGCGTCGGACGACCGGGCGAGCGCGGAGGAGCTGAGCCGGGCCGGTGCGCTGCTCCTGGAAGCCGGCGCGAACACGGAGGCCCTGGCGCTGGCGGATGGCTTCGTGGCGCGCTTCCCCCAGGACATCGAAGGGCACCTCATCGCCGCGCGCGCCGCCACGGAGCTGCGGATGGGCAAGCGGGCCGAGCACGCCATCGAGGAAGCCACCGCGCTGGCCCCCAAGGACCTCCGCCCTCCGCTGGCCCTGGCCGAGCTGCGTGAGCGCCAGGGAGACCTCCCTGGCGCGCTGGCCGCGCTGGCCACGGTGCATGCCCGCAAGCCCGGCTCCGCGGAGGTGACGCCACGCTACGGGTTGCTCCTCTCGCGGAGCGGCCGCCTGGAGGAAGCCGCCAGCGTGCTCTCCGCCTGGACGCGCTCCCACGACGACGCGGCGAGCCTCGCCGAACTCGGCTTCGTGCGCTTCCGCCAGCAGCGCGTGGACGAGGCCGCCTCCCTGCTCAAGCGCGCGATTCGCAAGGCCCCCAAGCTCGCGGTGGCGCACTACTACCTGGGGGCCGTCCTCTTCCGGCAGGGCGACACCGCGGGCGCCGAGCGGGCCTACGTCGAGGCGGACCGGCTCGCACCCGAGGACCCTCGGGCCCTGGCCTCCCGCTGCCAGGTCCACGCCCACACCGGCAACACGGCGGGCGTCGCCGAGGTGAAGCGCTCCCTGGCCGAACGTTTCCCAACGCGCGCGGAGGCCCTGGCCGCCGAGTGCGTCGCGGTGAAATGACGCGAACAGTCCGTGCACCAGGGCCACGGCCCATTAACTTCCAGGCCATGCGCTCTCGCAGCCCTCGCCTCGCCCTCGGGGTCCTGCTCGCCGGTGTCGCGGCGTGCTCGTCCTCGGACACTTCGCGCCGCCCCACGCAGGAGGATGCCGGCAGCGTGCCGCCCACCGGCGAGGAGCCCACGGTGCCGGAGCGCACCGCGTGCACCGGCCTCACCGTGGGGCCCGGCACCTACGACTGGACGGTGGCGCACCAGGGACGCACCCGCCACTACCGCGTCCACGTCCCGCCCGGCTACGACGCCACCCGGCCCACCGCCGCGGTGGTGGCCTTCCACGGCTTCGGCTCCAACGAGCGGGAGATGGAGGGGCTGATGGGCCTGTCCAGGCTGGCCGACACGGAGGGCTTCCTCGCCGTGTACCCGCGGGGCCTCAGCGCCTCCGAGATCAACGACAACGGCACCGACGGCACCAGCCGGGGGTGGAACGGGGGCGCGTGCTGCGGCCCCGCGTGGACCGCCAAGGTGGATGACGTGGGCTTCGTGGACGCGCTGCTGACGGACCTGGACTCGCGCGTGTGCGTGGACACGCGCAGGACGTTCGCCACCGGCTTCTCCAACGGCGGCTTCTTCTCGTACCAACTGGCCTGCCAGCGCGCGAGCCGCTTCGCCGCCATCGCCCCCGTGGCGGGCACGGAGGGCGCCTCCCCGTGCAACCCGTCGCGCCCCGTGCCGGTGCTGCACCTGCACGGCACCGCCGACCCGGTCATCCGCTACCAGGGCGGCAGCAACCTGGGGCCCTTCGGCGGCACCTACCCGTCCGCGGAGGAGTCCGTGCGCCGCTGGGCCGAGCGCAACGGCTGCACGGGCCCCACCGTGGAGACGTACCAGCAGGGCGACAGCACCTGCACCGCCGCCACCGGCTGCAGCCCGGAGTCCGCCACCGCCTCGCTGTGCACGGTGCAGGGCGGCCAGCACACCTGGCCCGGCTTCACGGACTTCAACCACGGCGGCACGCCCCACCTGGACGCCACGCTCGAAGCATGGAAGTTCTTCCAGACCCGTCCCCGGCCCTGAGCCCACCGCGAGGAGCACCCCGCCATGCCGTCACGCGCCCTCATCATCAACGCCGATGACCTGGGCTACGACCCGGGCGTCACGCGCGGCATCCTCCGCGCCATGCGGGAGGGCGTCGTCTCGTCGGCCACCTTCATGGTGAACACACCCTTCTCCGAGGCCGCCGCCCGCGAGGCCCGGGGCCTCTCCATCGGCCTGCACCTCAACCTCGCCCGGGGCACGCCGGTGTGGCGCGGCTTCCCGCGCGAGCTGCTCGGCGAGGATGGCGGCTTCGTGGAGGCCCGCGCGGGCAGCCTGCCGGCGGACGTGGTGGAGGCGGAGGCCTTCGCCCAGCTCGCGCGGCTCGCGGGCCTGCTGGGCCAGCCGGCCACCCACGTGGACGTGCACAAGCACCTGCACCTTCACGCGGGCGTCCTGGAGGGTCTGGCCCGGGCCGCGAGGAGCGTGGGTGTGCCGGTGCGCTCCATCAACCCGGAGATGCGGCGCGCGCTGCAAGCCCAGGGTGTGGCCACCAACGCGCACTTCGTGGGGGACGCGGGCGCGGAGGCCTACTGGACGCTGGAGCGCTTCGCGTCGGAGCTCGCCGCCCTGCCCGCGGACGGCGTCATCGAGCTGATGTGCCACCCGGGCTACCGGCCGGAGACGCTGAAGAGCGGCTACGCGGCCCAGCGCGAGGTCGAGCTGGAGACCTTCCTCCACCCCCAGGCCCGTGAAGTGTTGGCCCGGACGGGCATCGTCCCGGTGGACTTCCGCGTCCTCAGCTCCGCGAGCTGAGCAGCTCCAACGGCGCCTCGGCCGTGGGGCGCCGCTCCACGGCGAGCGCGTTGCGGACCCGCGCCACCAGGTCCTCGGGCCGGTAGGGGCGCGTACACAGCGACGTGCTCTCCTGGGCCCACCAGGGCCGCTCGTCGCCGGCCAGCAGGATGGGCACGGGCCGCGCGCGCGGCAGCGTGGCGAAGGTCTCCAGGAAGACGCCCGTCTGTCCCTGGGTGGCGCTGGTGGACAGGACGATGAGGTCCACCGGCAGGTGCGTGGCCCGCCGCAGCGCCTCGGCGCCGTCGCGCGCGGTGAGCACCTCGAAGCCCTCGGAGAGCAGCACCCGCTCCGCCGCGGCCTCCTGCGTCTGGTCCTCGTCCAGCAGCAACAGCCGGTGGGGCAGCCGCTTCACGTCGTGCGGCGCCATGCGCGGCAGGCTCAGCGAGAAGGTGCTCCCCTTCCCCTCCGCGCTGCGCATCGTCAGCCCGCCGCCGTGGAGCCGGGCGATGGAGTGGCTGATGAAGAGGCCCAGGCCCAATCCGCCGAAGTTGCGGTGCGACACGTTGCGCGCCCGGTAGAAGCGCTGGAACACCTGCGACTGGTCCGCGCCCGGGATGCCGATGCCGTGGTCCTGGACGTGGATGCGCGCCTCGCCCTGGTTGCGCTCCACCGTCACCACGATGGGCTCCTCCGACGCGCTGTACTTGTGCGCGTTCTCCAGCAGGTTCACCAGCACCTGCTCCAGCCTGTCCCTGTCTCCGCGCACCCAGACGCGCTCGCGGGGCACCTCCACGGCGAAGGGCCGCTCGAAGGCCGCGCGGAAGTGGTCCACCACCTCCGCCACCAACTGCCCCACCTCCAGCGGCGCCAGGTCCAGGGCCAGCCGCCCCGCGTCCAGGCGAGACGCGTCCAGCAGGTCATCCACCAGCCCCACCAGCCGGTCCACCTGCCGCTTCGACTTGAGCACCGTGGCCAGCTCCACCGGCTGGCCCGACGCCAGGCGCCGCTCCATGGTGAAGAGGCCCAGCTTCAGCGGGGTGAGCGGCGTCTTCAGCTCGTGGCTGGCGATGGAGATGAACTCCTCGCGCACCTGGAGCGCCGCCTTGGCCTCGCGCAAGAGGCGCGCGTTCTCCACCGCCACCGCGAGCTGGTTGGCCGCGGCGCTCCACAGGTCCAGCTCCCGCACGGAGAAGGACGTGCCCTGCTCCTTGTAGAGCAGCAGCAGGCCCACCGTCCGGCGCGGCGCGCACAGCGGCACCGCGGCGAAGATGGAGCCCATGGCGTCCCCATAGCCCCGCTGGATGCCGAGCTGCGCCTGGCGCAGCGCCAGCGCCTGCCGGAACGGGTCCGACTGGGCGTCGAACACGGCCTCGGGCGCCTCCGAGCCGGCCAGGTCCGACACCGCCACCCGGCGCAGGGCGCCACCCTCCTCCTCGCAGAGGTACACCTCGGCGCGGCGCACGTGCGCGCAGCGGACCAGGGCCACCACGGCGGCGGCGCAGACGCTGTCCACCTCCAGCGACTCCCCCACCGAGCGGGCAATCTCCTGCACCGCCTGGGAGAAGGCGCCCTCGTCGTCCACGCCGGACGGCTCCACCACCAGCCAGGCGCCCGCCGCCTCGCCCGCCGCGGCGGGCTTCACCTGCACCCGGACCTGCCGCAGCCCCCGGGTGATGACGTGGCCGGTGTGGGGCGCGCCGTCCCGGATGGCGCGCTCCAGGACGTCCAGGCTCCGGGTGCGCTCCAGCGCGTCGCGCAGGTCTCCGCCGGCGTGCAGGGCCACGCCCGTCTTGAGGGCGAATCCTTCCTCGCACCACTGCACGCGCAGGTCCGCGCCCACGCGAACCAGCGCCAGCGGCAGGCACGAGAATGCATCTTCGACGTCAGCAGGAAGCGGCATGTGCTCGGGCAGGGGGAAGGGACGTCCCTTGATTATGAGCCCCCGCCCGAGCGGCAACCGGGGCTCCCCCTGGATTCACCCCCACTGGACGCCAGGCGCGTTGGCAGGCGGACATCGAAGGGAGGGATGACACGCGGCGTTGGTGTGGTAGACGACAGCGCCATGCCCTCGCAGCCGTCCAAGGAACTGCAGACCTTCCCCAACCCCGCCGCCGACCGCGACTACGAAATCGCGTTCGACGTGCCGGAGTTCACCTGCCTCTGCCCGCTCACCGGTCAGCCTGACTTCGCACGGTTCAAGATCACCTACGTGCCGGACCAGACCTGCATCGAGCTCAAGAGCCTCAAGCTCTACATGTGGGCGTACCGCAATGAGGGGGCCTTCCACGAGAAGGTCACCAACACCATCGCGGACGACATCATCAAGGCCATCCAGCCGCGCAAGCTCACCGTGGTGGGCGACTTCTTCGTGCGCGGCGGCATCGGCACCATCGTCACCGTCACGCACGACAAGTCGAAGCAGCAGGGCTGAGCCGCGCCCCGGGCTTCAGCGGGTGAGCTGCTCCACCAGCGGCGCCCACTGGGCCTGGGTGAAGTAGAGCCCGGTGCCCGCCGCCGTCATCAGCGCCACGGCGGCGGCCAGCCACTTCAGCTTCCCGCCCTGGCGGGTGCGCCCCGTGTCGAACACCTCCACCGCCGCGTCCAGCTCGTGCGGCCGCATGAGCTGCTGGGCCTCCGTCTCCGTCAGCTTCTGCCGGTGGCGCAGGAAGGCCACCATCAGGGCCGCGTGGGACACCTGCACCTCCTGCGCGAGGAAGACGTCCAGCTCGCGGCGCATGGCGGCGGCGTCCGGGTAGCGGGCGTCCGGCTTCACCTCCATGGCGCGCTGGATGATGCGCGCCAGCGGCGGAGGGACGTTGGGCGCCACCTTGGCGAGCGGCGTGTACTTGCCGTCGCGAATCTTCGCGAACACCTCGCCCGCCGTCTTGCCGTGGAAGGGGCGCGCGCCGGAGAGGGCCTCGTAGAGCAGCACGCCCAGGGAGAAGAGGTCGGTGCGGCCATCCACCGGCACGCCCGTCACCTGCTCCGGGGACATGTACGACGGCGTCCCCACCGCCATGCCCTGCTGGGTGAGCGCCTCCAGGCCCACGTCCTTGGCGATGCCGAAGTCCATCAGCTTCACCTCGCCGGACTTGGTGAGCATGACGTTGGCGGGCTTGAGGTCGCGGTGGATGATGTGGCGGAAGTGTGCGTGGTCCAGCGCGCTGGCGATGCGCGCGGCGATGACGCCGGTGACGTCCGCCGGCAG
Proteins encoded in this window:
- a CDS encoding carbohydrate deacetylase, with protein sequence MPSRALIINADDLGYDPGVTRGILRAMREGVVSSATFMVNTPFSEAAAREARGLSIGLHLNLARGTPVWRGFPRELLGEDGGFVEARAGSLPADVVEAEAFAQLARLAGLLGQPATHVDVHKHLHLHAGVLEGLARAARSVGVPVRSINPEMRRALQAQGVATNAHFVGDAGAEAYWTLERFASELAALPADGVIELMCHPGYRPETLKSGYAAQREVELETFLHPQAREVLARTGIVPVDFRVLSSAS
- a CDS encoding alpha/beta hydrolase family esterase, producing the protein MPPTGEEPTVPERTACTGLTVGPGTYDWTVAHQGRTRHYRVHVPPGYDATRPTAAVVAFHGFGSNEREMEGLMGLSRLADTEGFLAVYPRGLSASEINDNGTDGTSRGWNGGACCGPAWTAKVDDVGFVDALLTDLDSRVCVDTRRTFATGFSNGGFFSYQLACQRASRFAAIAPVAGTEGASPCNPSRPVPVLHLHGTADPVIRYQGGSNLGPFGGTYPSAEESVRRWAERNGCTGPTVETYQQGDSTCTAATGCSPESATASLCTVQGGQHTWPGFTDFNHGGTPHLDATLEAWKFFQTRPRP
- a CDS encoding ATP-binding protein — translated: MPLPADVEDAFSCLPLALVRVGADLRVQWCEEGFALKTGVALHAGGDLRDALERTRSLDVLERAIRDGAPHTGHVITRGLRQVRVQVKPAAAGEAAGAWLVVEPSGVDDEGAFSQAVQEIARSVGESLEVDSVCAAAVVALVRCAHVRRAEVYLCEEEGGALRRVAVSDLAGSEAPEAVFDAQSDPFRQALALRQAQLGIQRGYGDAMGSIFAAVPLCAPRRTVGLLLLYKEQGTSFSVRELDLWSAAANQLAVAVENARLLREAKAALQVREEFISIASHELKTPLTPLKLGLFTMERRLASGQPVELATVLKSKRQVDRLVGLVDDLLDASRLDAGRLALDLAPLEVGQLVAEVVDHFRAAFERPFAVEVPRERVWVRGDRDRLEQVLVNLLENAHKYSASEEPIVVTVERNQGEARIHVQDHGIGIPGADQSQVFQRFYRARNVSHRNFGGLGLGLFISHSIARLHGGGLTMRSAEGKGSTFSLSLPRMAPHDVKRLPHRLLLLDEDQTQEAAAERVLLSEGFEVLTARDGAEALRRATHLPVDLIVLSTSATQGQTGVFLETFATLPRARPVPILLAGDERPWWAQESTSLCTRPYRPEDLVARVRNALAVERRPTAEAPLELLSSRS
- a CDS encoding serine/threonine-protein kinase; the protein is MALVYRGLHEMLQREVAIKELLPDGQRDRETLSRFRREALALAAFRHQNIVTLYDMVEKGESLFMVMELVDGPTLHTLIKEGPLPADVTGVIAARIASALDHAHFRHIIHRDLKPANVMLTKSGEVKLMDFGIAKDVGLEALTQQGMAVGTPSYMSPEQVTGVPVDGRTDLFSLGVLLYEALSGARPFHGKTAGEVFAKIRDGKYTPLAKVAPNVPPPLARIIQRAMEVKPDARYPDAAAMRRELDVFLAQEVQVSHAALMVAFLRHRQKLTETEAQQLMRPHELDAAVEVFDTGRTRQGGKLKWLAAAVALMTAAGTGLYFTQAQWAPLVEQLTR
- a CDS encoding protein kinase domain-containing protein, translating into MEPEQNPNQVGRYRLSARIATGGMAEVYLGRRLDDDGGRGPAVAVKRLMPHLASDRRVVQMFLNEARITAQVRHPNVVTIIELGMEGSEPFIAMELLEGRSFAELRQEAAEHGQRVPLGITLRVLVEACRGLDAAHRAVDEAGRPLRIVHRDFTPDNIHVGVNGAVKVIDFGIAKADALGSGTEPGVLKGKFFYMSPEMIAGKPVDHRADLFAAGVMLYEQLCGRRPFTGLSADEVLGRIAEGRPRPPTAFDPSVPTALELVCLTALARDPAARFDSLESFIAAIEAIGGAAEMATPEQLAAYVDSLFPPDRDPKRLALRRARLADPSHGGTPPPHARPILSAIDVPPAWPQVARTTNPDAVTVAGATRKGLADTAAPTQPEAALAGQPAAALAHGEAHPGGTPGMTAPHGAVAHGGSYAGGAPMGAVAHGATHTGGAPMGTSPHGAVAHGGSHAGGAPMGTSPHGAVAHGASHTAGAPMGTGPHGASHASAAAAPASEDTVRPAAGAGDEPSSRGRRSRLVPLLAGVLALGAVGAGATWLLMRPAAPPARRLAQAEAATTPAAKAEALEGLASDDRASAEELSRAGALLLEAGANTEALALADGFVARFPQDIEGHLIAARAATELRMGKRAEHAIEEATALAPKDLRPPLALAELRERQGDLPGALAALATVHARKPGSAEVTPRYGLLLSRSGRLEEAASVLSAWTRSHDDAASLAELGFVRFRQQRVDEAASLLKRAIRKAPKLAVAHYYLGAVLFRQGDTAGAERAYVEADRLAPEDPRALASRCQVHAHTGNTAGVAEVKRSLAERFPTRAEALAAECVAVK
- the queF gene encoding preQ(1) synthase, whose translation is MPSQPSKELQTFPNPAADRDYEIAFDVPEFTCLCPLTGQPDFARFKITYVPDQTCIELKSLKLYMWAYRNEGAFHEKVTNTIADDIIKAIQPRKLTVVGDFFVRGGIGTIVTVTHDKSKQQG